From the Symmachiella macrocystis genome, the window TTAAAGGGGGCAGGTCACTCTCTTTGTCGCGCATGCTGTTAACCAGTAGGTGAAAAGTTTTGGCACTCTCCCCCGGTTAACGCAAAGAGACAGATTTCTGTTAACCAGAAATCGCGTGTGAGACATTCGGATTTGTCGCCCGAAGGCGATTTAGCGTCCCCTTGCCCCTTGCCCCTGCCCTTGCCCCTGCCCCGTACCGTTCTCGCCGTACCGTTCTCGCCGTACCGTTCTCGCCGTACCGTTCTCGCCGTACCGTTCTCGCCGTACCGTGCGCTCACTTTATGTCTTATGGAGGTTAACAGCTCCAATATTTCCTTTCACAAAGAGAATGTTCGTGTTTTGCGGTCATCAATAATCGTTGCGGCTGAGAAAAACGTGAAAATGTCGCGTACGTTTCTGTATGGTTGTACGTCTAGCTAAATAGGCACTGTTAGACGGAGTAGTTGCCTACAGCCAGTTGCGAAACCGCTATCTTACTGAACAATTTGGCATAAGTCTTGCTCTCTGATCGGGGTGAAAGGAGACCCTGATTATGAGATTGACGTTCGTGTTCTGGCCGTCGGTTCGACGGCACAAGCACGGCGTCCAGGACGGAGCCAAGACACAACTTACGGATGAGCAATGGGATCGGATCAAAGACCTCTTTCCGTGGGAACCGCCCACGCGATACGGCGGACGCCCTCGCAAAGCCCCGCGCGATTGCCTGGAAGGCATCCTGTGGGTGCTTCGCAGCGGGGCGCGTTGGAAAGATTTACCAAATTCGTTTCCCTCTTTTTCAACTTGCTGGCGACGATTTCGAGATTGGACCGAATCGGGCGTGTTCAAGATCGCTTGGGCGCGGCTGCTCGACGACTTGGGCGAAATCAACTGGGAGGAAGCGATGGCCGATGGCACGTTTTCCCCAGCAAAAAAAGGGGCGCCGAGGTCGGTAAGACCAAGCGCGGCAAGGGGACGAAGATCATGTTGCTCATCAACGGCGAGGGTTTGCCGTTGGGAGTCGACACCGAATCGGCCAGCGCCTCTGAAGTGAATTTGATCGAGCGGTTGGTGGATCGTCGCACGACGCAGCGGCCACCGGCGCGATTGATTTACGACAAAGCCGGCGACAGCGATCCGTTGCGTGAACGTTTGGCGGCGCGGGGCATCGATTTGATTTGTCCGCATCGCCGCAATCGCAAGCGGCCTGCGACTCAGGACGGTCGCAAGGTTCGGCGGTATCGGCGACGGTATGAAGTCGAACGCACAATTGCCTGGCTGCAATATTTCCGGCGTCTGGTGACGCGTTACGAATACCACGCTCACCTCTTCCAGGGCTTCGCCCAACTTGCGTGTTTGTTCACTGTGTTACAGACGTTTTGAAACTGGTTGTAATTGTTTCCCTTCTTTTTTCAGCTAGATGGCGGCGGTTCCAAGAATTGACCAAGTCGGGCGTCACCCATTTGTTATATTCGCTAACTGTCTTGCAGGGGGGGGGGGGAGACTGATTATTGTGTCAATGTTAATGCAGCCGGTCCTCGTTCCTGCGACCTTCCTATAAGGGGTCTATCTCATGTCATTTTCGATGTCGCTTCACATTGGTGTCAACGAAGTTGATCCGGACACGTACGGTGAAGTGCCTAGGCTCCGTAGCGCCGTGAAGGACGCGGAGGCGATGGAACAAA encodes:
- a CDS encoding IS5 family transposase (programmed frameshift), which codes for MFWPSVRRHKHGVQDGAKTQLTDEQWDRIKDLFPWEPPTRYGGRPRKAPRDCLEGILWVLRSGARWKDLPNSFPSFSTCWRRFRDWTESGVFKIAWARLLDDLGEINWEEAMADGTFSPAKKGAPEVGKTKRGKGTKIMLLINGEGLPLGVDTESASASEVNLIERLVDRRTTQRPPARLIYDKAGDSDPLRERLAARGIDLICPHRRNRKRPATQDGRKVRRYRRRYEVERTIAWLQYFRRLVTRYEYHAHLFQGFAQLACLFTVLQTF